In the Corynebacterium kroppenstedtii genome, one interval contains:
- a CDS encoding esterase/lipase family protein, with amino-acid sequence MLSSLHSSTKKVAACVLAAATAIAGMTGVVGTNPQASAKPITTQVDVPAATNVSWAETVGHGPKEDSFVQATLLGMANPALAPQGANVECTPRPGENPIVLLHGLNSNFYSTYARMAPELAAAGFCVYGFNYGDPRPMTADNATAPGLIPGLNGLNPMADSVDEVTAKIDAIRENLGGSDVDIIGYSEGGSMAAAYTKRKEGKGVGKVITLGGVLKGTTLVGVNHLYQELDAAGLPISTVVGALGGPASNDLLTGSDFMTHEMSDVEVPGVKYVSISSHADLVVTPTSHAQFTTAAESGKDVDVSNIVTQDGCNKDYGDHLSYTTNPRVIAYAMNALGRDVAVPCVPAVLFATS; translated from the coding sequence ATGCTCTCATCGCTTCACTCGTCGACGAAGAAAGTGGCCGCGTGTGTCCTTGCTGCCGCTACTGCTATCGCCGGAATGACAGGTGTGGTCGGCACCAACCCACAGGCTTCAGCTAAACCCATAACGACACAGGTTGATGTTCCTGCGGCGACGAATGTCTCATGGGCTGAAACCGTCGGCCACGGACCAAAAGAGGATAGCTTTGTTCAGGCGACATTGCTGGGCATGGCGAATCCGGCTTTGGCTCCTCAAGGTGCAAATGTGGAATGTACTCCTCGCCCCGGTGAAAATCCCATTGTTTTGCTTCACGGTTTGAACTCGAATTTCTATTCGACATATGCACGGATGGCTCCGGAACTCGCAGCTGCAGGGTTCTGTGTCTATGGATTCAATTACGGTGACCCGCGGCCGATGACGGCAGATAACGCGACGGCACCCGGGTTGATCCCTGGCCTGAATGGCCTTAACCCGATGGCGGATAGCGTGGATGAAGTTACCGCCAAGATTGATGCGATTCGTGAGAACCTAGGGGGTAGCGATGTTGACATCATCGGGTACTCCGAGGGTGGCTCGATGGCTGCCGCGTACACCAAGCGTAAAGAGGGTAAGGGCGTCGGTAAGGTCATCACCCTCGGTGGTGTTCTCAAAGGCACCACGCTGGTCGGAGTGAACCACCTCTATCAGGAGTTGGACGCTGCTGGATTGCCGATCAGCACTGTCGTTGGTGCGCTGGGTGGCCCGGCGTCGAATGACCTCTTAACTGGATCAGATTTCATGACTCATGAGATGAGCGACGTTGAGGTTCCTGGGGTCAAGTACGTATCCATTTCGTCTCATGCTGATTTGGTTGTCACGCCGACAAGTCATGCGCAGTTTACGACGGCTGCCGAATCGGGCAAAGACGTTGATGTCAGCAACATTGTGACGCAAGACGGATGCAATAAGGATTATGGCGATCACCTTTCGTACACGACTAATCCGCGTGTTATTGCTTATGCGATGAACGCGTTGGGCCGGGATGTCGCAGTTCCGTGTGTTCCCGCCGTTTTGTTCGCGACGTCATAG
- the lepB gene encoding signal peptidase I, which yields MTETNPPGWRPRTSPERLRASRTSIDRSSSDGRRGRHQPSHTSVRQDSRRLRAQRHPRGSNRPQSYSARRRVAAPSKAERARKQSPRSERPWYIDVPIIIAIALIATIAFQAVVGRVYVIPSESMEPTLHGCTDCNNDRIFVNKMVYDFKDPKPGDVVVFKGPDSWDNAYTTSRSSNRIVRGFQNLGSYIGLVAPDENDLVKRVIATGGQTVECLPGDKGVKVNGTYIDNSYIMNPPSRSVDTKGGSTACGGEYFGPVKVPQDHLWVMGDNRTNSRDSRFHVGDEYQGTVPVDNVIGRVDARILPFNRLGTVKHPQIQS from the coding sequence GTGACCGAAACTAACCCACCGGGCTGGCGCCCCCGTACGAGCCCCGAGCGTTTACGTGCGTCGAGGACGAGCATCGATCGCTCGTCATCCGATGGGCGACGCGGTCGGCACCAGCCGTCACACACCTCGGTCAGGCAAGACAGCAGGCGACTACGGGCGCAACGGCATCCTCGCGGTAGCAACAGGCCTCAAAGCTATTCGGCACGACGTCGTGTCGCTGCTCCGTCGAAAGCCGAGCGCGCGAGAAAACAGTCGCCCCGTTCTGAGCGTCCATGGTATATCGATGTCCCCATTATTATCGCGATTGCGCTCATAGCGACCATTGCTTTTCAAGCAGTGGTGGGGAGGGTCTATGTCATTCCTTCTGAATCCATGGAGCCCACGCTGCATGGATGTACAGACTGCAATAATGACCGAATTTTTGTCAATAAAATGGTGTATGACTTTAAGGACCCCAAGCCCGGTGATGTGGTTGTTTTTAAGGGGCCTGACTCCTGGGATAATGCGTATACAACGAGTAGATCGAGTAATCGAATTGTCCGTGGTTTTCAAAACTTAGGCTCGTATATCGGGCTCGTGGCCCCAGACGAAAATGATCTTGTTAAACGTGTGATAGCGACTGGTGGCCAGACAGTGGAATGCCTGCCTGGTGATAAAGGGGTCAAAGTTAACGGAACGTATATTGATAATTCGTATATTATGAACCCGCCTTCCCGGAGTGTCGATACTAAAGGTGGCTCGACTGCCTGCGGAGGTGAATACTTTGGACCTGTGAAAGTTCCTCAGGACCATCTGTGGGTCATGGGAGATAACCGGACCAATTCCAGAGATTCTCGGTTCCATGTGGGGGATGAGTACCAAGGAACTGTTCCGGTGGATAATGTGATTGGTCGCGTTGATGCTCGTATTTTGCCGTTTAATCGGTTAGGGACTGTGAAGCATCCTCAGATTCAGTCGTAG
- a CDS encoding ribonuclease HII: MPQARTYEHALVKAGLGPVAGVDEAGRGACCGPMAVAACILPAKPIHPLDKLTDSKKLSPTMREKLFPIIKDCAESWSVILIPAVDIDKYGIQAMNIAGMRRAVGALDERPHYVLTDAMRVDGLTQPHLPIIGGDSAARCIAAASVLAKVTRDRYMCDLAGRYPGYGLEKHKGYGTAQHIDAVRLHGGTPEHRYTYRNVAEVVGAYRAHHSI, encoded by the coding sequence ATGCCACAAGCCCGGACATATGAGCATGCGTTGGTCAAAGCGGGGCTAGGTCCCGTCGCAGGTGTGGATGAGGCAGGTCGGGGAGCGTGTTGCGGCCCGATGGCTGTAGCCGCGTGCATTCTACCGGCAAAGCCCATTCATCCCCTGGATAAGCTGACTGATTCGAAGAAACTTTCTCCCACAATGAGAGAAAAACTATTCCCGATCATTAAAGATTGCGCTGAATCGTGGTCAGTTATTCTTATCCCGGCTGTGGATATCGATAAGTATGGAATCCAAGCCATGAATATCGCTGGAATGCGACGTGCCGTGGGTGCATTAGATGAGCGCCCTCATTATGTTCTTACCGACGCCATGCGAGTCGATGGGTTAACCCAACCGCATCTTCCCATCATCGGTGGGGACTCGGCCGCCCGGTGCATCGCTGCCGCAAGCGTGTTGGCAAAAGTTACTCGTGACCGCTACATGTGCGATCTCGCGGGACGCTACCCCGGGTATGGACTTGAAAAGCACAAAGGCTACGGGACTGCTCAACATATTGACGCGGTGCGCCTCCACGGCGGGACGCCCGAGCATCGTTACACTTATCGGAACGTGGCCGAGGTGGTAGGTGCGTATCGTGCTCATCATTCGATCTGA
- a CDS encoding DUF2469 domain-containing protein, whose protein sequence is MSAEDLENFEADVELSMYREYRDVVSQFSYVVETERRFYLANAVELIPNNSNGEVYFEVRMSDAWVWDMYRPARFVKYVRVITFKDVNIEELDKPDIQLPD, encoded by the coding sequence GTGAGTGCTGAGGATCTTGAAAATTTCGAGGCCGACGTCGAATTATCCATGTATCGCGAATACCGCGACGTGGTAAGCCAGTTTTCGTATGTCGTGGAAACGGAACGTCGGTTTTATTTAGCTAATGCGGTGGAGCTCATACCTAATAATTCGAACGGGGAAGTCTATTTCGAAGTTCGGATGTCGGATGCCTGGGTGTGGGACATGTATCGGCCCGCTCGATTTGTTAAGTACGTGCGTGTTATCACCTTTAAAGATGTCAATATTGAGGAGCTAGACAAGCCGGATATCCAGCTTCCGGATTAG
- a CDS encoding YraN family protein, with product MGTDGSAQTQLCLDDDYVSAFVGSCSTQLLGRWGEDRAAEWFVRQGFVIVDRNWRFRGGELDIVATMNSSAGNSPTVCAVVEVKTRRTQFFGGGVEAITRKKQQTLRRERASG from the coding sequence GTGGGGACTGACGGTAGTGCACAGACACAGCTTTGTCTTGACGACGATTACGTGTCGGCGTTTGTAGGGAGTTGTTCCACTCAGCTTTTAGGCCGGTGGGGCGAAGATCGCGCAGCCGAATGGTTTGTCCGCCAAGGGTTCGTCATCGTCGACAGGAATTGGCGCTTTCGCGGTGGCGAGTTGGACATCGTCGCCACGATGAACAGCAGCGCGGGCAACTCACCGACGGTATGCGCCGTCGTCGAGGTCAAAACGCGTCGAACCCAGTTTTTCGGTGGAGGAGTTGAGGCCATAACGCGGAAGAAGCAGCAGACTCTTCGGCGGGAAAGAGCCAGTGGCTAA
- a CDS encoding YifB family Mg chelatase-like AAA ATPase, producing MTVGRTYAVALQGVSGIPISIEADSGPGLPGMNVVGLGDTAVSEARDRIRSAARNSGLEWPKTKIVVGLSPASLPKNGSGYDLALVIAVLASNASRSTNGSSGSKTRDRDIKARLDSTVFIGELGLNGDVRSVAGVLPAVIAARDQGMTAAIVPASNAAEASLVAGISVWAVTSLRAAWAWVCTGQPMTSDQSALISEAVQHACIRCEHHRVSSAPGQGDETLDMSEVFGQELARRGIEIAAAGGHHMLLIGPPGSGKSMLAARVPTILPPLSEQECLEVTAIHSLSSETMTDVVTRPPFVDPHYSISVAGLIGGGSGRPRPGAISRAHHGVLFLDEVGEMKARVLDALRTPLEQGYVRISRNRFSVVYPSNFQLIMAANPCPCGAATPQECRCTGRVRSTYLSGLSGPLLDRIDLAVTTAPKGSVVSSVRRGESSESIRRRVCQAHMSARRRWESAGLGPITNSRVPGKWIREWLSTVPMVASYVDYLLRTDAVTQRGVDRLCRVVFTIADLEAGAFGAGDVGLSGMDEGFELSHVTLDHFDEAQSLHEGVDNIGR from the coding sequence ATGACAGTCGGGCGGACCTACGCAGTGGCCCTTCAAGGGGTATCCGGAATTCCTATCTCTATTGAGGCGGATTCTGGTCCGGGCTTACCCGGAATGAACGTCGTCGGTTTGGGGGATACGGCGGTATCGGAGGCGCGCGACCGCATCCGATCAGCGGCGAGAAACTCCGGCCTCGAGTGGCCAAAAACGAAGATCGTTGTCGGTCTTTCGCCTGCGTCGTTGCCAAAGAACGGATCCGGCTATGACCTTGCTCTGGTGATCGCGGTTTTAGCCTCGAATGCCAGCAGGTCTACGAATGGATCGAGTGGCTCGAAGACACGTGACCGAGACATAAAAGCTCGGCTTGACTCGACGGTCTTTATCGGCGAACTGGGACTGAACGGTGATGTCCGTTCTGTTGCTGGTGTGCTCCCCGCCGTGATCGCAGCGCGTGACCAGGGAATGACGGCCGCCATTGTTCCCGCGTCCAACGCAGCGGAGGCCTCCTTAGTTGCGGGTATTTCGGTGTGGGCTGTGACCTCATTGCGCGCGGCATGGGCGTGGGTATGCACGGGACAACCGATGACGAGCGATCAATCGGCCTTGATTTCAGAAGCTGTGCAGCACGCGTGTATTCGCTGCGAGCATCACCGCGTATCGTCTGCGCCCGGCCAAGGCGACGAGACGCTGGACATGTCGGAAGTTTTCGGTCAAGAACTAGCCCGGCGCGGTATCGAAATCGCTGCCGCTGGTGGCCACCACATGCTTCTCATCGGGCCTCCTGGGTCGGGGAAATCAATGTTGGCCGCGCGTGTGCCCACAATCCTCCCGCCGTTGAGTGAACAAGAATGCCTTGAAGTGACGGCGATTCATTCGTTGTCGTCAGAGACGATGACCGATGTGGTCACTCGTCCTCCGTTTGTGGATCCGCATTATTCGATCTCAGTCGCTGGCCTTATTGGTGGGGGTTCGGGGCGTCCGCGGCCAGGCGCGATCAGTCGGGCACATCACGGTGTCTTGTTTCTCGACGAGGTGGGGGAGATGAAAGCTCGCGTCCTCGATGCTCTGCGCACGCCACTTGAGCAGGGCTATGTGCGGATTTCACGCAATCGTTTTTCCGTCGTGTATCCATCGAATTTTCAACTGATTATGGCAGCTAACCCGTGTCCCTGTGGTGCAGCAACGCCTCAGGAATGTCGGTGTACAGGTCGTGTTCGCTCGACGTATTTGTCCGGATTATCGGGCCCACTCCTAGACAGAATTGATCTTGCTGTGACGACGGCTCCGAAGGGATCCGTGGTGTCGTCGGTGCGTCGTGGTGAATCGTCAGAATCGATACGACGGCGAGTATGTCAGGCCCACATGAGTGCGAGGCGACGATGGGAGTCCGCCGGTTTGGGGCCGATCACGAACTCCCGCGTCCCAGGAAAATGGATCCGCGAGTGGTTAAGCACCGTCCCGATGGTGGCCAGTTACGTCGACTATTTATTACGAACGGATGCGGTAACCCAGCGAGGGGTTGATCGGTTGTGTCGGGTGGTGTTCACCATTGCGGATCTTGAGGCAGGGGCGTTTGGCGCTGGTGATGTGGGTTTGTCGGGGATGGACGAGGGGTTCGAGCTGTCTCACGTGACGCTCGACCATTTTGATGAAGCACAGTCTTTACATGAGGGGGTAGACAACATTGGGCGATAA
- the dprA gene encoding DNA-processing protein DprA yields the protein MPSLVHSAIFKDTPEFAARHQAWAYLNRVVEGPNAHLLALIWESGESDPVSAAVRIIRRDPSLSPKVLSATESRYEWFQPLADLHSAASVGARFITPDDDAWPGPVLAESFHVSRIADGAKSHHDDAIPPHGLWVKGGNARALTEKAITVVGTRAATRYGNAVAADIGAECATHGWTVVSGGAFGIDISAHRAALRVGHSTFAIVAHGIDVTYPAAHRTEFNDIAREGAVITEYPPGTRPARHRFLTRNRLSAALGQGVVVIEAGYRSGALNTVSWAETMGKQVFAVPGAVTSRSSHGCHRLIREGRAELIESGADLIESLSPLGTVDSDAQLEMDYPATDVQRLDRPSLRVFDAVSGKRSDAAAIAASSGLPVVQTMTILCELRDKGLISRTGNLWQRDTAASSV from the coding sequence ATGCCTTCTTTGGTTCATTCGGCCATTTTTAAGGACACACCCGAGTTCGCGGCACGGCATCAAGCGTGGGCTTATCTCAACCGAGTTGTGGAGGGGCCGAATGCGCATCTTTTGGCTCTGATTTGGGAAAGCGGGGAATCGGATCCGGTTTCTGCTGCTGTACGGATTATTCGTCGTGATCCGAGTCTTTCGCCCAAGGTGTTGAGTGCCACCGAGTCGCGATATGAATGGTTCCAACCGCTGGCCGACCTTCATTCCGCAGCCTCCGTCGGAGCACGTTTTATCACACCCGATGACGACGCATGGCCTGGCCCAGTACTTGCCGAATCTTTTCACGTTTCCCGCATCGCCGATGGGGCGAAATCCCATCACGATGATGCGATCCCGCCACATGGGTTATGGGTGAAAGGTGGGAATGCTCGGGCCTTGACGGAGAAAGCGATCACCGTTGTCGGCACACGTGCTGCCACAAGGTACGGGAATGCGGTCGCTGCAGATATCGGCGCTGAATGCGCCACTCACGGGTGGACAGTGGTCTCGGGAGGCGCCTTCGGTATCGACATCAGCGCGCACCGTGCAGCGCTCCGCGTCGGTCATTCCACTTTTGCCATCGTGGCCCACGGTATCGACGTCACCTATCCCGCAGCCCATAGAACTGAGTTCAATGACATCGCTCGAGAAGGAGCGGTGATCACGGAGTATCCCCCGGGCACGCGTCCGGCTCGGCATCGATTCCTGACCAGGAACCGCCTATCAGCGGCCTTGGGGCAAGGGGTCGTGGTTATCGAGGCTGGTTATCGCTCTGGTGCGCTCAATACCGTGAGCTGGGCCGAAACGATGGGCAAGCAGGTGTTCGCAGTACCCGGGGCAGTGACGTCACGATCATCTCACGGCTGTCACCGACTCATCCGCGAAGGTCGCGCCGAATTGATTGAAAGCGGGGCGGACCTCATCGAATCACTGAGTCCCTTGGGAACAGTGGATAGCGATGCCCAGCTAGAAATGGATTATCCCGCGACGGACGTCCAGCGCCTTGATCGACCGTCATTACGCGTGTTTGATGCAGTAAGCGGTAAGAGATCTGACGCAGCCGCCATCGCCGCGTCGTCCGGGCTGCCCGTGGTACAGACCATGACGATCTTGTGTGAACTCAGAGACAAGGGACTGATTAGCCGGACCGGAAATCTCTGGCAACGTGACACTGCTGCATCCTCGGTGTAA
- a CDS encoding tyrosine recombinase XerC, translating to MAGTPNSSDTGCSKERNDTAPDNEPAVSAQWDGIIEDYLDFLTFTKGRSENTVKAYRNDLHSLVDGLTTVDQLTLHHIRRWQADALRAGHARSSLSRRASAVRNFGRWLEHRGIVQSDPASRLSSPRPDKTLPRVLAADQTAEILHNLEVGAEEEDPIALRDLAMVEFMYGTGVRVSELCRLNIGDLDFARQTVTILGKGNKQRVVPFGESAVRALKRWMDVGRPVIADHGHHKDADQAVFLGKRGGRIDPRQVRTVVHQATSTVTGGDVSPHALRHSAATDVLEGGADLRVVQEMLGHASLATTQIYTHVDSERLKAVFNQAHPRA from the coding sequence ATGGCCGGAACACCGAATTCATCCGATACTGGTTGCAGTAAAGAACGGAATGATACTGCGCCGGATAATGAACCGGCCGTATCGGCGCAGTGGGACGGCATTATCGAGGACTATCTAGACTTCCTCACATTCACCAAGGGACGTAGCGAAAACACGGTCAAGGCTTATCGCAACGATCTTCACTCGCTTGTCGACGGGCTAACGACGGTCGATCAGCTCACCTTGCACCACATTCGACGCTGGCAGGCGGATGCTTTGCGCGCCGGGCATGCGCGATCGAGTCTTTCGCGTCGAGCTTCAGCGGTGAGGAATTTCGGCCGATGGCTTGAACACCGAGGAATCGTGCAAAGCGATCCAGCATCCCGCTTGTCGTCGCCACGACCGGATAAAACGCTTCCGCGTGTCTTAGCTGCTGATCAAACTGCAGAGATACTTCACAACTTGGAAGTTGGTGCGGAAGAAGAGGACCCCATTGCGCTCCGCGATCTCGCGATGGTCGAGTTTATGTACGGCACCGGCGTGCGAGTATCTGAACTGTGTCGGCTCAACATTGGCGACCTAGATTTCGCGAGACAGACGGTCACCATTCTGGGAAAAGGCAATAAACAACGTGTCGTCCCCTTCGGGGAGTCTGCTGTGCGAGCACTGAAGCGGTGGATGGATGTCGGACGGCCCGTGATCGCTGATCACGGGCATCATAAGGACGCCGATCAGGCTGTTTTCCTAGGAAAACGGGGTGGCCGGATCGACCCGCGTCAAGTCAGAACGGTTGTTCATCAAGCGACCTCCACCGTGACGGGCGGGGATGTTTCCCCACACGCACTCAGGCACAGCGCGGCCACTGATGTTCTTGAAGGGGGAGCGGATCTTCGAGTTGTCCAAGAAATGCTGGGACACGCCTCGCTAGCAACGACGCAGATTTACACCCATGTTGATTCAGAGCGCTTGAAAGCGGTGTTTAACCAAGCCCACCCTCGGGCGTGA
- a CDS encoding M23 family metallopeptidase, giving the protein MASASTRHTTVAHAEGTTDETSLDRAPLTAHHHIHRHRLPVASKVILPFKAPPEPWLSGHRGVDLEAAPGTPIRASMSGTIAFAGQVGGRPVVSIQHADGIRTTYDPVISQRSRGDVVRRGDIIGVLANENEATHGPGLGWGAKIGESYIDPLTLLGRSEVRLKPQ; this is encoded by the coding sequence ATGGCATCAGCGAGCACGCGCCACACGACTGTAGCTCATGCGGAGGGTACTACCGACGAGACATCGCTCGACCGCGCCCCACTCACAGCGCACCACCATATCCACCGACATCGACTACCCGTGGCATCAAAGGTGATTCTTCCCTTCAAAGCTCCACCAGAGCCCTGGTTGTCGGGCCATCGCGGTGTTGATCTTGAAGCCGCTCCTGGCACACCTATTCGAGCGTCTATGTCGGGGACCATTGCATTCGCTGGGCAGGTTGGTGGCCGGCCGGTGGTATCGATCCAGCACGCAGACGGTATCCGGACCACGTATGACCCTGTAATTTCTCAACGCTCCCGTGGCGACGTTGTCCGCAGGGGTGACATTATTGGTGTCCTTGCCAACGAGAATGAAGCGACTCACGGCCCAGGGCTTGGTTGGGGAGCAAAAATCGGCGAGAGTTACATCGACCCTCTAACTCTCCTTGGCCGATCAGAAGTGAGGTTGAAGCCTCAATGA
- the rpsB gene encoding 30S ribosomal protein S2, which yields MAVVTMRQLLDAGVHFGHQTRRWNPKMKRYIITERNGIYIIDLQQTLTYIDSAYEFVKETVAHGGNILFVGTKKQAQEAVATEAERVGMPYVNHRWLGGMLTNFQTVHKRLGRLKELQAMDAAENGYEGRTKKEVLMLTRERQKLERVLGGISDMNKVPSAIWIVDTNKEHIAVSEAQKLNIPVVAILDTNCDPDVVDYPIPGNDDAIRSAALLTGVIASAVEDGKKARAERAQAEAKAAAGDNDAPVSSEGESAEAASDAASTASETTATSSDESAAESSEAESK from the coding sequence ATGGCTGTTGTAACCATGCGTCAGCTCCTTGACGCCGGTGTCCACTTTGGCCACCAGACCCGTCGTTGGAATCCGAAGATGAAGCGCTACATCATCACGGAACGCAACGGCATCTACATCATTGATCTTCAGCAGACACTGACCTACATCGATTCTGCCTACGAGTTCGTTAAAGAGACTGTTGCTCATGGCGGCAACATCCTCTTCGTCGGTACCAAGAAGCAGGCCCAGGAAGCAGTTGCAACCGAGGCCGAGCGCGTTGGTATGCCGTACGTCAACCACCGCTGGTTGGGCGGCATGCTCACCAACTTCCAAACCGTCCACAAGCGCCTGGGTCGTCTGAAGGAACTTCAGGCCATGGACGCAGCGGAAAACGGCTACGAAGGTCGCACCAAGAAGGAAGTCTTGATGCTGACCCGCGAGCGTCAGAAGCTCGAGCGCGTTCTTGGCGGTATCTCCGACATGAACAAGGTTCCGTCTGCGATCTGGATCGTCGACACCAACAAGGAACACATCGCTGTCTCCGAGGCTCAAAAGCTGAACATCCCTGTCGTGGCCATTCTGGACACGAACTGCGATCCTGACGTCGTTGACTACCCGATTCCGGGTAACGACGACGCTATCCGTTCGGCTGCGCTGCTGACTGGCGTCATTGCCTCCGCCGTTGAGGACGGCAAGAAGGCTCGCGCCGAGCGCGCCCAGGCTGAGGCCAAGGCTGCTGCTGGCGACAACGATGCGCCTGTTTCTTCCGAAGGTGAGAGCGCAGAAGCGGCTTCCGATGCTGCGTCTACGGCATCTGAGACGACGGCGACCTCCAGTGATGAGTCCGCAGCCGAATCCTCTGAAGCTGAGTCAAAGTAA
- the tsf gene encoding translation elongation factor Ts encodes MANYTAADVKKLREITGAGMMSCKKALEEADGDFDKAVEFLRIKGAKDVGKRAERTAAEGLIAVSGNTMIEVNSETDFVAKNAEFKEFADKVAKAADEAKANSPEDLASVNVDGTPAEEALQAFSAKIGEKLALRRATTIDGDNVAVYLHHRSADLPPAVGVLVAYEGEGDAAKEAAHNAAMQVAALKAKYLKREDVPSDIVDKERSIAEATSREEGKPEKALPKIVEGRLNGFFKDVVLLEQPSVADHKKTVKQLMDEAGVTLTGFRRYEVGQQ; translated from the coding sequence ATGGCGAATTACACTGCAGCTGATGTCAAGAAGCTCCGTGAGATCACCGGTGCAGGCATGATGTCCTGTAAGAAAGCTTTAGAGGAGGCTGACGGCGACTTCGACAAAGCCGTGGAATTCCTCCGCATCAAGGGCGCGAAAGACGTCGGTAAGCGCGCAGAGCGCACCGCTGCCGAAGGGCTCATCGCCGTGTCCGGCAACACCATGATCGAGGTCAACTCCGAGACCGACTTCGTTGCTAAGAACGCCGAGTTCAAGGAATTCGCGGACAAGGTTGCTAAGGCCGCTGATGAGGCCAAGGCTAACTCGCCCGAGGATCTGGCCTCTGTCAACGTCGATGGCACACCGGCAGAGGAAGCCCTGCAGGCTTTCTCGGCCAAGATCGGTGAGAAGCTGGCTCTCCGTCGTGCTACCACCATCGACGGCGACAACGTTGCTGTTTACCTGCACCACCGTTCCGCAGACCTCCCGCCAGCAGTCGGCGTCCTGGTCGCGTATGAAGGTGAAGGCGACGCAGCGAAGGAAGCAGCTCACAACGCTGCCATGCAGGTTGCCGCGTTGAAGGCCAAGTACCTGAAGCGCGAAGACGTTCCGTCTGACATCGTCGACAAAGAACGCTCTATTGCGGAGGCGACTTCTCGTGAGGAAGGCAAGCCCGAGAAAGCTCTTCCGAAGATCGTCGAAGGCCGTCTCAACGGCTTCTTCAAGGACGTTGTGCTGCTGGAGCAGCCTTCCGTCGCTGATCACAAGAAGACCGTTAAGCAGTTAATGGATGAGGCTGGTGTAACCTTGACCGGCTTCCGTCGCTATGAAGTTGGCCAGCAGTAA
- the pyrH gene encoding UMP kinase has translation MAQNDAPISPAHGPHRSPYKRVMLKLGGEMFGGGKVGVDPDVVDNVARQIAEVARNGVEICVVIGGGNFFRGAQLSQRGMDRSRSDYMGMLGTVMNCLALQDFLEKQGIETRVQTAINMAQIAEPYLPLRATRHLEKGRVVIFGAGMGMPYFSTDTTAAQRALEIGCEVLLMAKAVDGVYDDDPRKNPDATMYAEVTPRECLDKKLKVADATAFSLCMDNNMPILVFNLLVEGNIARAVNGENIGTLVRSSDND, from the coding sequence ATGGCGCAGAATGACGCCCCCATTTCACCTGCACACGGTCCTCATCGATCACCATATAAGAGGGTCATGTTGAAGCTGGGCGGTGAAATGTTCGGCGGCGGCAAAGTCGGAGTTGACCCCGACGTCGTCGACAATGTTGCTCGTCAGATCGCCGAAGTTGCTCGCAACGGAGTTGAAATTTGTGTGGTCATTGGGGGTGGCAACTTCTTCCGCGGAGCGCAGTTGTCCCAGCGGGGAATGGATAGATCGCGTTCCGACTATATGGGCATGCTCGGCACTGTGATGAATTGCCTGGCTCTCCAGGACTTCTTGGAAAAGCAGGGAATTGAGACCCGCGTTCAGACAGCGATCAACATGGCACAAATCGCAGAACCCTATCTTCCTCTTCGCGCGACCCGCCACCTTGAGAAAGGTCGTGTCGTCATTTTCGGTGCGGGCATGGGAATGCCTTACTTCTCGACGGATACCACAGCGGCCCAGAGGGCGCTGGAAATAGGCTGTGAGGTCCTATTGATGGCGAAAGCCGTCGATGGAGTCTATGACGACGATCCCCGTAAAAACCCGGACGCCACCATGTATGCGGAAGTCACTCCGCGCGAATGCCTTGACAAGAAACTGAAGGTGGCTGACGCTACAGCCTTCAGCCTATGTATGGACAACAATATGCCGATCCTCGTCTTCAATTTGCTCGTTGAAGGAAATATTGCGAGGGCTGTCAATGGCGAAAATATCGGCACGCTGGTCCGTTCGTCTGATAATGATTAA